One Halomonas sp. M4R1S46 genomic window carries:
- the cydC gene encoding thiol reductant ABC exporter subunit CydC encodes MAEPSRPGWRATLGPWLRLLGRRRRRLLAGAGLMALALASALGLLALSGWFITATGLAGMALAAGAALTLDVYVPGGGIRAFALTRTVARYLERLYNHDTVLRLLADLRAGMFAVLADLDAACLARRRASDWLNRLTADIDTLDSLFLRLLAPAAVALGAILALAGFLALWSPVVGGTVAAMLGPAWLWLTLGQARLGLAASRRRVDELERLRGRVIEQLQGLAELEAYGSLADHRRRLEAIEARLAADHRRLGLTAALGNALAGLATGATWLAALWLAARAWQGGELAGPVMVMVPLAVLALNEALTALPAAFTQAGATRAAAERLNALRAARRPPSSPVTASLPEGPLAVALERVGLHYPGALTPALDGFDLALAPGERLALYGASGAGKSSVAALLTRQLVPSAGSVRLAGRPLAAIAEADLRRRTACLTQLTELFDDSLAANLRLADPSAGEARLWEVLAVVELAEWADGLPRGLATRVGEGGRRLSGGQARRLSLARLLLRDPGLVILDEPFAGLDRALAERLAGRLDAWLRGRSVLYLAHAPATADGLLPGVTRRLVLEAGAQRALCARARNLTG; translated from the coding sequence ATGGCTGAGCCCTCGCGGCCCGGATGGCGGGCCACCCTGGGGCCCTGGCTGCGCCTGCTGGGGAGGCGGCGGCGTCGCTTGCTGGCCGGTGCCGGCCTGATGGCCCTGGCGCTGGCCTCGGCATTGGGATTATTGGCCCTTTCCGGCTGGTTCATCACCGCCACGGGGCTTGCCGGTATGGCCCTGGCCGCCGGCGCGGCGTTGACCCTGGATGTCTATGTGCCCGGTGGGGGCATCCGCGCCTTCGCCCTGACCCGCACCGTGGCCCGCTACCTGGAGCGCCTGTACAACCACGACACCGTGCTGCGCCTGCTGGCCGATTTGCGTGCCGGGATGTTCGCCGTCCTCGCCGACCTCGATGCCGCCTGCCTGGCTCGGCGGCGGGCCAGCGACTGGCTGAACCGCCTGACCGCCGACATCGATACCCTGGACAGCCTCTTCCTGCGTCTGCTGGCGCCGGCGGCGGTGGCCCTGGGGGCGATTCTCGCCCTGGCCGGCTTCCTGGCGCTCTGGTCGCCGGTGGTGGGGGGCACCGTGGCCGCGATGCTGGGCCCGGCCTGGCTGTGGCTGACCCTGGGCCAGGCGAGGCTGGGCCTGGCCGCCAGCCGGCGCCGCGTGGACGAACTGGAGCGCCTGCGCGGGCGGGTGATCGAGCAGCTCCAGGGCCTCGCCGAACTCGAGGCCTACGGCAGCCTGGCGGACCATCGTCGCCGACTCGAGGCCATCGAGGCACGGCTCGCCGCCGACCATCGTCGGCTGGGGCTCACCGCGGCGCTGGGCAACGCCCTGGCCGGGCTGGCGACGGGCGCGACCTGGCTCGCCGCCCTGTGGCTGGCCGCCCGGGCCTGGCAGGGCGGCGAGCTGGCCGGGCCGGTGATGGTGATGGTGCCCCTGGCCGTGCTGGCGCTGAACGAGGCCCTGACGGCCCTGCCCGCGGCCTTCACCCAGGCCGGCGCCACCCGGGCCGCCGCCGAGCGGCTGAATGCCCTGAGGGCCGCCCGCCGCCCGCCGTCCTCCCCGGTCACGGCGTCGCTGCCCGAGGGGCCGCTGGCGGTGGCCCTGGAGCGGGTCGGCCTGCACTATCCCGGCGCCCTGACCCCCGCCCTCGACGGGTTCGACCTGGCCCTCGCCCCGGGGGAGCGCCTGGCCCTGTATGGCGCCTCCGGGGCCGGCAAGTCGAGCGTGGCGGCATTGCTGACGCGCCAGCTCGTGCCGAGCGCGGGCAGCGTGCGGCTCGCCGGTCGGCCGCTCGCCGCCATCGCCGAGGCCGACCTGCGGCGGCGCACGGCCTGCCTGACCCAGCTCACCGAGCTGTTCGACGACAGCCTGGCGGCCAACCTGCGCCTGGCCGACCCCTCGGCCGGGGAGGCGCGGCTCTGGGAGGTGCTGGCGGTGGTGGAACTGGCCGAATGGGCCGACGGCCTGCCCCGCGGGCTCGCCACCCGCGTGGGCGAGGGCGGCCGGCGGCTGTCCGGCGGTCAGGCCCGGCGCCTGTCGCTCGCCCGCCTGCTGCTGCGCGACCCGGGGCTGGTGATCCTCGACGAGCCCTTCGCGGGCCTGGACCGGGCCCTGGCCGAGCGACTGGCCGGTCGCCTGGACGCCTGGCTGCGAGGACGCAGCGTGCTCTACCTGGCCCACGCCCCGGCCACCGCCGATGGGCTGCTGCCGGGAGTGACGCGCCGCCTGGTGCTGGAGGCGGGCGCGCAACGCGCCCTTTGCGCCCGGGCGCGGAATCTTACAGGATAG
- a CDS encoding adenosine deaminase, translating into MRDFLKRLPKAELHLHIEGTLEPELMMALAERNGVSLPYGSVEAIRAAYDFTDLQSFLDLYFQGMSVLRTAQDFEDLAMAYFRRAHDEGVVHVEMHVDPQAHLARGVALTTVMEGLGRARRRAERELDLSTAMIMAFLRDRPGDEALRLLEEAAPYWETLDAVGLDSAELGNPPAKFAEVFQRARALGLARVAHAGEEGPPDYILEALDSLDVCRIDHGVRCLEDPTLVERLREEAMVLTVCPLSNLRLKVVERMEDHPLPRLLEAGLTLTLNSDDPAYFGGGLLDNFLACRRAFGWSREVFLDLAGNAIEAAFMPEARRTELRRRLAACR; encoded by the coding sequence ATGCGGGATTTCCTCAAGCGCCTGCCCAAGGCCGAACTGCACCTGCACATCGAGGGAACCCTCGAGCCGGAACTGATGATGGCGCTGGCCGAGCGCAACGGCGTGTCGCTGCCCTACGGCTCGGTGGAGGCGATACGCGCCGCCTACGACTTCACCGACCTGCAGTCCTTCCTCGATCTCTACTTCCAGGGCATGAGCGTGCTGCGCACCGCCCAGGACTTCGAGGACCTGGCGATGGCCTACTTCCGGCGGGCCCACGACGAGGGGGTGGTGCACGTGGAGATGCACGTCGACCCCCAGGCCCACCTGGCCCGGGGGGTGGCGCTGACCACGGTGATGGAGGGACTGGGCCGGGCCAGACGCCGGGCCGAGCGTGAGCTCGACCTGTCCACGGCGATGATCATGGCGTTCCTGCGCGACCGGCCCGGCGACGAGGCCCTGAGGCTGCTGGAAGAGGCCGCCCCCTACTGGGAGACCCTGGACGCCGTGGGCCTCGACAGCGCCGAGCTCGGCAATCCCCCGGCGAAGTTCGCCGAGGTGTTCCAGCGGGCCAGGGCCCTGGGCCTGGCCCGGGTCGCCCATGCCGGCGAGGAGGGGCCACCCGACTACATCCTCGAGGCCCTGGACAGCCTGGATGTCTGCCGCATCGACCACGGCGTGCGTTGCCTCGAGGATCCGACCCTGGTCGAGCGGTTGCGCGAGGAGGCCATGGTGTTGACCGTCTGTCCGCTCTCCAACCTGCGCCTCAAGGTGGTCGAGCGCATGGAGGACCACCCCCTCCCGCGGCTGCTGGAGGCCGGGCTGACCCTGACCCTCAACTCCGACGATCCCGCCTACTTCGGCGGCGGCCTGCTGGACAACTTCCTGGCCTGTCGCCGCGCCTTCGGCTGGTCCCGGGAGGTCTTCCTCGACCTGGCCGGCAATGCCATCGAGGCGGCCTTCATGCCCGAGGCGCGCCGCACCGAGCTGCGTCGCCGCCTCGCGGCCTGCCGCTGA
- the guaD gene encoding guanine deaminase → MTDPRSHMRVLRGPLLSFDADPGDGDTPVPDSVRYLEDGALWLVDGHIRAVADYAALAPHLPAGIEVVDYSGKLMLPGFIDSHVHYAQLDIMASYGRQLLDWLNDYTFPEECRFAERAHAEAVAEAFLDESLRAGTTTAQVFCTSHPGSVDAFFAAARRRGLRMLAGKVLMDRHAPQALVDDTLGGLRDSERLIGDWHGKGRLGYSLTPRFAPTSTREQLEATGAVLRNAPDLHLQTHLSENPGEIAWVAELFPECEDYLAVYERYGLVGPRSTFAHGIHLDQGMRQRLAAAGANIAFCPTSNLFLGSGLFDRQACREAGLATSLASDVGGGTDLSGLATLKAAYQVGQLLGQPLTAWQGFYRLTLGNARALHLDGQVGRLREGGEADIVVLDPEATPLLARRTAHCRTLAERLFALMMLGDDRAVLATWADGRCVHRRDSRMTQATTPVDA, encoded by the coding sequence ATGACCGACCCACGTTCCCATATGCGCGTCCTGCGCGGCCCCCTGCTGAGCTTCGACGCCGATCCCGGCGATGGCGACACCCCGGTGCCGGACAGCGTGCGCTACCTGGAGGACGGCGCCCTCTGGCTGGTCGACGGGCATATCCGTGCCGTCGCCGACTACGCCGCCCTGGCGCCCCACCTGCCGGCGGGCATCGAGGTGGTGGACTACTCGGGCAAGCTGATGCTGCCGGGCTTCATCGACAGCCACGTGCACTATGCGCAGCTCGACATCATGGCGTCCTACGGCCGCCAGCTGCTCGACTGGCTCAACGACTACACCTTCCCCGAGGAGTGCCGCTTCGCCGAGCGCGCCCATGCGGAGGCCGTGGCCGAGGCCTTCCTCGACGAGTCGCTGCGGGCCGGCACCACCACCGCCCAGGTATTCTGCACCTCCCACCCGGGCTCGGTGGATGCCTTCTTCGCGGCCGCCCGGCGCCGTGGCCTGCGCATGCTCGCCGGCAAGGTGCTGATGGACCGCCATGCGCCACAGGCCCTGGTGGACGATACCCTGGGCGGGCTGCGCGACAGCGAGCGGCTGATCGGTGACTGGCACGGCAAGGGGCGCCTGGGCTACAGCCTGACGCCACGCTTCGCCCCCACCTCGACCCGTGAGCAGCTCGAGGCCACCGGCGCCGTGCTGCGCAATGCCCCCGACCTCCACCTGCAGACGCACCTGTCCGAGAACCCGGGCGAGATCGCCTGGGTGGCCGAGCTGTTCCCGGAATGCGAGGACTACTTGGCGGTCTACGAGCGCTACGGCCTGGTGGGCCCGCGCAGCACCTTCGCCCATGGCATCCACCTGGACCAGGGAATGCGCCAGCGGCTGGCCGCGGCCGGGGCCAACATCGCCTTCTGCCCCACCTCCAACCTCTTCCTGGGCAGCGGCCTGTTCGACCGCCAGGCCTGCCGGGAGGCAGGACTCGCCACCAGCCTGGCCAGCGACGTGGGCGGCGGCACCGACCTCTCGGGCCTGGCCACCCTCAAGGCCGCCTATCAGGTCGGCCAGCTGCTCGGCCAGCCGCTGACCGCCTGGCAGGGCTTTTACCGCCTGACGCTGGGCAATGCCCGGGCGCTGCACCTGGACGGCCAGGTCGGCCGGCTGCGCGAGGGAGGCGAGGCCGACATCGTGGTCCTCGATCCCGAGGCCACCCCGCTGCTGGCCCGGCGCACCGCCCATTGCCGGACCCTGGCCGAGCGCCTGTTCGCGCTGATGATGCTCGGCGACGACCGGGCCGTGCTGGCCACCTGGGCGGACGGCCGCTGCGTGCATCGCCGGGACTCCCGCATGACGCAGGCGACGACGCCCGTCGACGCCTGA
- the xdhC gene encoding xanthine dehydrogenase accessory protein XdhC — protein MHRPEPWHAALDRLQREARPHALASVVGVAGSTPREPGAKMVITPDAVHDTLGGGTFELQVIETAREALARGDAGTRLEAFPLGGRSGQCCGGYVHVLIELFAGAEMTVALFGAGHVGQALVEVLAPLPWRILWFDSREEAFPAEGATEVRVRRQRIAAGTEGPQVAAAVDSLPAGCHALVMTHDHAEDRALVDALLRRGDCASIGLIGSQSKWASFRRRLAEAGHGETALATVRCPIGVPGAQGKRPYEIALAVAAELLTLKPESEHQDRRGVSPETLRETFSPSRD, from the coding sequence ATGCACCGGCCTGAGCCCTGGCACGCGGCCCTCGATCGCCTGCAGCGCGAGGCCCGCCCCCATGCGCTGGCCAGCGTCGTGGGGGTGGCGGGCTCCACGCCCCGGGAGCCCGGCGCCAAGATGGTGATCACCCCGGATGCCGTCCACGACACCCTGGGCGGCGGCACCTTCGAGCTGCAGGTGATCGAGACGGCCCGGGAGGCGCTGGCCCGGGGGGACGCCGGCACGCGGCTGGAGGCCTTTCCCCTGGGCGGGCGCTCCGGCCAGTGCTGCGGCGGCTACGTGCACGTGCTGATCGAGCTGTTCGCCGGCGCCGAGATGACCGTGGCGCTGTTCGGCGCCGGCCACGTGGGCCAGGCGCTGGTCGAGGTGCTCGCGCCGCTGCCCTGGCGCATCCTGTGGTTCGACAGCCGCGAGGAAGCCTTCCCGGCGGAGGGGGCCACGGAGGTGCGTGTGCGCCGCCAGCGGATCGCCGCAGGCACCGAGGGCCCGCAGGTCGCGGCCGCCGTGGACAGCCTGCCCGCGGGCTGCCATGCCCTGGTGATGACCCATGACCACGCCGAGGACCGGGCCCTGGTCGATGCCCTGCTGCGCCGCGGCGACTGCGCCTCCATCGGCCTGATCGGCTCGCAGAGCAAGTGGGCGAGCTTCCGCCGCCGTCTGGCGGAGGCGGGGCACGGGGAGACGGCGCTGGCGACGGTGCGCTGCCCCATCGGGGTCCCGGGCGCCCAGGGCAAGCGCCCCTACGAGATCGCCCTGGCGGTGGCCGCGGAGCTGCTGACCCTCAAGCCCGAGAGCGAGCACCAGGACCGCCGCGGCGTGTCCCCCGAGACCCTGCGCGAGACCTTTTCCCCTTCACGCGACTGA
- the xdhB gene encoding xanthine dehydrogenase molybdopterin binding subunit: MRTLTDLDLPRDKTRRNQGDAPLARETVDPQGGAGSSRAHESAVKHVTGRAAYIDDIPSPADTLHVALGLSPVAHGRLTRLDLDKVKSAPGVVDVITLADVPGHTDIGPVFPGDPLFADDEISYVGQCLFAVAAESHKAARLAVQAAVVEIDEQPACLDPVAAAERGDFVRPTHTHERGDWHRALHDAPHVLEGEQFVGGQEHFYLEGQACLVQPTEDEGVMVYTSNQHPSETQKLVAEVLGIPFHAVTMEMRRMGGGFGGKETQASPWACIAAIIARRTGRATRIRLPRAEDSRATGKRHPFHNRYRLGFDDRGVLAGGEITVIGDCGYSPDLSDAIVDRAMFHADNAYSLGAARVTGQRARTHKASNTAFRGFGGPQGMMIIERAMDDIARHLGEDPLTIRQRNLYREKDPDGTPRDVTHYGQRVEQLSLLRDIVAQLEASSDYWARRRAITAFNAQSPIIKKGLALTPVKFGISFTVQHLNQAGALLLVYTDGSVMINHGGTEMGQGLHTKVCQVVARELGLDLERVRISATRTDKVPNTSPTAASSGADLNGQAARDAASKLRERLFDFAAAHFDREAGGLDREAMRLEDGHLVAGIGEAERRIPWGELVQAAYMARVSLSEKGFYATPLIHYDRATGRGRPFYYYAHGAAVAEVEVDTLSGEYRLSRADILHDVGDSLNPAIDIGQIEGAFIQGMGWLTSEELKWNDAGRLVSDGPATYKIPAFGDLPPTFNVDLLQGHPNSRASIYRSKAVGEPPFMLGISVWSALRDALASLADYRVSPPLDTPATPERVLMVAEALRRTQDAPQARPDHAPA, translated from the coding sequence ATGCGTACGCTCACTGACCTCGACCTGCCCCGTGACAAGACCCGGCGCAACCAGGGGGACGCGCCCCTGGCGCGGGAGACCGTCGACCCCCAGGGGGGGGCCGGCAGCTCCCGCGCCCACGAGAGCGCCGTCAAGCATGTCACCGGCCGGGCCGCCTACATCGACGATATCCCGAGCCCCGCCGATACCCTGCACGTGGCCCTGGGCCTGTCGCCGGTGGCCCATGGCCGGCTGACCCGCCTCGACCTCGATAAGGTCAAGAGCGCGCCGGGGGTGGTGGACGTCATCACCCTCGCCGATGTGCCCGGCCATACCGACATCGGCCCGGTGTTCCCCGGCGACCCGCTGTTCGCCGATGACGAGATCAGCTACGTCGGCCAGTGCCTGTTCGCCGTGGCCGCCGAGAGCCACAAGGCCGCCCGCCTGGCGGTCCAGGCGGCGGTGGTCGAGATCGACGAGCAGCCGGCCTGCCTGGATCCGGTCGCCGCCGCCGAGCGCGGCGACTTCGTGCGCCCCACCCATACCCACGAGCGCGGCGACTGGCACCGTGCCCTGCATGACGCGCCCCACGTCCTCGAGGGCGAGCAGTTCGTCGGCGGCCAGGAGCACTTCTACCTGGAGGGTCAGGCCTGCCTGGTCCAGCCCACCGAGGACGAGGGGGTGATGGTCTACACCTCCAACCAGCACCCCAGCGAGACCCAGAAGCTGGTCGCCGAGGTGCTGGGCATTCCCTTCCACGCGGTGACCATGGAGATGCGCCGCATGGGCGGCGGCTTCGGCGGCAAGGAGACCCAGGCCTCGCCCTGGGCCTGCATCGCCGCCATCATCGCCCGGCGCACCGGCCGGGCCACCAGGATCCGCCTGCCGCGCGCCGAGGACAGCCGCGCCACCGGCAAGCGCCACCCCTTCCACAACCGCTACCGGCTCGGCTTCGACGACCGGGGCGTGCTGGCCGGCGGCGAGATCACGGTGATCGGCGACTGCGGCTACTCGCCGGACCTCTCCGACGCCATCGTCGACCGCGCCATGTTCCACGCCGACAACGCCTACTCGCTGGGCGCCGCCCGGGTCACCGGCCAGCGGGCCCGGACCCACAAGGCCTCGAACACCGCCTTCCGCGGCTTCGGCGGCCCCCAGGGCATGATGATCATCGAGCGGGCCATGGACGACATCGCCCGGCACCTGGGCGAGGACCCGCTGACCATCCGCCAACGCAACCTCTATCGCGAGAAGGACCCGGATGGCACGCCCCGCGACGTCACCCACTACGGCCAGCGGGTCGAGCAGCTCTCGCTGCTGCGTGACATCGTCGCCCAGCTCGAGGCCAGCAGCGACTACTGGGCGCGCCGGCGAGCGATCACCGCCTTCAATGCGCAAAGCCCGATCATCAAGAAGGGCCTGGCGCTGACCCCGGTGAAGTTCGGCATCTCCTTCACCGTCCAGCACCTCAACCAGGCCGGCGCCCTGCTGCTCGTCTACACCGACGGCAGCGTGATGATCAACCACGGCGGCACCGAGATGGGCCAGGGCCTGCACACCAAGGTCTGCCAGGTGGTGGCCCGGGAACTGGGCCTCGACCTGGAGCGGGTGCGGATCAGCGCCACCCGCACCGACAAGGTGCCCAACACCTCGCCCACCGCCGCCTCCAGCGGCGCCGACCTCAACGGCCAGGCGGCCCGGGATGCGGCCAGCAAGCTGCGCGAGCGGCTGTTCGACTTCGCCGCCGCGCACTTCGACCGCGAGGCCGGCGGGCTCGACCGCGAGGCCATGCGCCTGGAGGACGGCCACCTGGTGGCCGGCATCGGCGAGGCGGAGCGGCGCATCCCCTGGGGCGAGCTGGTCCAGGCGGCCTACATGGCGCGGGTCTCGCTGTCCGAGAAGGGCTTCTATGCCACCCCGCTGATCCACTACGACCGCGCCACCGGACGTGGCCGCCCCTTCTACTACTATGCTCACGGCGCCGCCGTGGCCGAGGTGGAGGTGGACACCCTGTCCGGCGAGTACCGGCTGAGCCGTGCCGACATCCTCCACGACGTCGGCGACTCCCTGAACCCGGCCATCGACATCGGCCAGATCGAGGGCGCCTTCATCCAGGGCATGGGCTGGCTGACCAGCGAGGAGCTCAAGTGGAACGACGCCGGCCGGCTGGTCTCCGACGGCCCGGCCACCTACAAGATCCCGGCCTTCGGTGACCTGCCGCCGACCTTCAACGTCGACCTGCTGCAAGGGCACCCCAACTCCCGGGCCAGCATCTACCGCTCCAAGGCCGTGGGCGAGCCGCCCTTCATGCTCGGCATCTCGGTGTGGTCGGCGCTGCGCGATGCCCTGGCGAGCCTCGCCGACTACCGGGTGAGCCCGCCGCTGGACACCCCGGCCACCCCGGAACGGGTGCTGATGGTCGCCGAGGCGCTGCGCCGGACCCAGGACGCACCCCAGGCGAGGCCCGACCATGCACCGGCCTGA
- the xdhA gene encoding xanthine dehydrogenase small subunit encodes MIDFYLNGRRQRCTDVSADTSILELLRTTLGQTGTKEGCASGDCGACTVAIGEPDASGELVYHNANACITPAHQLEGCHLVTVEGLARGERLHPAQAAMVDCHGSQCGFCTPGIVMSLFTLYENQRRRPAPLTQARLEEALGGNLCRCTGYRPIRDAALSMGDYPAAEPEWAEDPMLASNVAWLRRPADGAPGAAGHYVAPQDLAALRALKARRPGARLVAGGTDLWLEATQQLKTLDDIIDVRQVAELNAVEETAEGWWIGAAVTLARLTPLLAEHYPAFEHLMHRFASSQIRNRATLGGNIANASPIGDTPPVLLALDARLRLDGPRGERELPLAEFFLDYKRTALAEDEFIAAIFLPRPATEANLKVWKLSKRREDDISAVLAAFAWRLEDGVMRDVHLAFGGMAAIPRRAPAAEAALEGRAPDAEAFAAARAALAEELTPMSDVRGSADYRRLAAGNLLERLRLMIEAQPAANDADNNTPATKVTLDAYAH; translated from the coding sequence ATGATCGACTTCTATCTCAACGGCAGGCGTCAGCGCTGCACCGACGTGAGCGCCGACACCAGCATCCTCGAGCTGCTGCGCACGACACTGGGCCAGACCGGCACCAAGGAGGGCTGCGCCTCCGGTGACTGCGGGGCCTGTACCGTGGCCATCGGCGAGCCGGACGCCTCCGGCGAGCTCGTCTACCACAACGCCAACGCCTGCATCACCCCCGCCCACCAGCTCGAGGGCTGCCACCTGGTGACCGTGGAGGGCCTGGCCCGGGGCGAGCGGCTGCATCCCGCCCAGGCGGCCATGGTCGACTGCCACGGCAGCCAGTGCGGCTTCTGCACGCCGGGCATCGTGATGTCGCTGTTCACCCTCTACGAGAACCAGCGCCGCCGCCCCGCCCCGCTGACCCAGGCGCGCCTCGAGGAGGCCCTCGGCGGCAACCTGTGCCGCTGCACCGGATACCGGCCGATCCGCGACGCCGCCCTCAGCATGGGCGACTACCCGGCGGCCGAACCCGAATGGGCCGAGGACCCCATGCTGGCCAGCAACGTCGCCTGGCTGCGTCGCCCCGCCGACGGCGCCCCCGGGGCCGCCGGCCACTACGTGGCCCCCCAGGACCTGGCCGCCCTGCGCGCCCTCAAGGCCAGGCGCCCCGGCGCCCGCCTGGTGGCCGGCGGCACCGACCTGTGGCTCGAGGCCACCCAGCAGCTCAAGACGCTGGACGACATCATCGATGTCCGCCAGGTCGCCGAGCTGAACGCCGTCGAGGAGACCGCCGAGGGCTGGTGGATCGGCGCCGCCGTGACCCTGGCCCGCCTGACCCCGCTGCTGGCCGAACATTACCCGGCCTTCGAGCACCTGATGCACCGCTTCGCCTCGTCGCAGATCCGCAACCGCGCCACCCTCGGCGGCAACATCGCCAATGCCTCGCCGATCGGCGACACCCCGCCGGTGCTGCTGGCCCTCGATGCCCGGCTGCGGCTGGACGGCCCGCGGGGCGAGCGGGAACTGCCGCTGGCGGAGTTCTTCCTCGACTACAAGCGCACGGCGCTGGCCGAGGACGAGTTCATCGCCGCGATCTTCCTGCCGCGCCCGGCCACGGAGGCGAATCTCAAGGTCTGGAAGCTGTCGAAGCGTCGAGAGGACGACATCTCGGCGGTGCTGGCGGCCTTCGCCTGGCGCCTCGAGGATGGCGTGATGCGCGATGTCCACCTGGCCTTCGGCGGCATGGCGGCGATCCCGCGCCGGGCGCCGGCCGCCGAGGCCGCCCTGGAGGGCCGCGCCCCCGACGCCGAGGCCTTCGCCGCCGCCCGCGCTGCCTTGGCCGAGGAGCTGACCCCGATGTCCGATGTGCGCGGCAGCGCCGACTACCGTCGCCTCGCCGCCGGCAACCTGCTCGAGCGGCTGCGCCTGATGATCGAGGCCCAGCCGGCTGCCAACGACGCCGATAACAACACCCCTGCGACCAAGGTGACCCTCGATGCGTACGCTCACTGA
- a CDS encoding TetR/AcrR family transcriptional regulator yields MAKAEHPSEQEGGAIRRRNERAILAAAERVFARHGYRGTSLQAIAEQAGLPKSNVLYYMGSKRKLYVRLLERMMERWNAMLDDISPEDDPAEVLAAFIRSKMQISRRHPEGSRLFASEILGGAPFLQEYLSGELRDWVQSRAAVFREWADRGLMDPVDPVWLIFLIWSSTQHYADFEAQVLGITGREALSDDDLEHITDFLTRVVIKGCGVRHPDRVAAPQGQQVHS; encoded by the coding sequence ATGGCCAAGGCAGAACATCCCAGCGAGCAGGAAGGCGGCGCCATCCGCCGGCGCAACGAGCGCGCGATCCTGGCGGCGGCGGAGCGGGTCTTCGCCCGCCATGGCTACCGGGGGACCAGCCTCCAGGCGATCGCCGAGCAGGCGGGCCTGCCCAAGTCCAATGTCCTCTATTACATGGGCAGCAAGCGCAAGCTCTATGTCCGCCTGCTCGAGCGGATGATGGAGCGCTGGAACGCCATGCTCGACGACATCTCGCCGGAGGACGACCCGGCCGAGGTGCTCGCGGCCTTCATCCGTTCCAAGATGCAGATATCGCGCCGCCATCCCGAGGGCTCGCGGCTGTTCGCCAGCGAGATCCTCGGCGGGGCGCCCTTCCTGCAGGAGTACCTGAGCGGCGAGCTGCGCGACTGGGTGCAGAGCCGGGCCGCGGTGTTCCGGGAGTGGGCCGACCGGGGGCTGATGGATCCGGTCGACCCGGTCTGGCTGATCTTCCTGATCTGGTCCTCCACCCAGCACTACGCCGACTTCGAGGCCCAGGTGCTGGGCATCACCGGACGCGAGGCGCTGAGCGACGACGACCTGGAGCACATCACCGACTTCCTGACCCGGGTGGTCATCAAGGGCTGTGGCGTCCGCCATCCCGATCGGGTGGCCGCGCCGCAGGGTCAGCAGGTCCATTCCTGA